The following coding sequences are from one Leptolyngbya sp. NIES-3755 window:
- a CDS encoding preprotein translocase SecY (similar to AA sequence:cyanobase_aa:LBDG_01850), whose translation MVESRDRTPTAQETFVQMAQAAGLRGRLLLTIGMLIFVRFGIFIPIPGIDRAAFSQAIQGNSALSFVDLFAGGGLRTLGLFALGILPFINASIIIQLLTAAIPKLEDLQKNEGEAGRRKISQYTRYAAAGWAIVQSTLLTIGLLRPFAESWSPFFVVQTVLALTAGSMFVMWAGELITERGVGNGASLLIFLNIVATLPNTLGQAFDLAQTGDRAVVSSVVILLLVFLAMVVGIVFVQEGTRRIPIISARRQVGKRMMLERSSYLPLRLNQGGVMPIIFASTVLTIPVIIAQTFNNAAVATFISTYLGPTSIWHNLLYFVLILFFSFFYASLIMQPDDMSKNLKKMGSSIPGIRPGKATTEYVERVLNRLTFLGAIFLAIVAIVPSIIENATPVKVFQGFGATSLLILVGVAIDTAKQIQTYVISQRYEGMVKQ comes from the coding sequence ATGGTCGAGAGTCGAGATAGAACGCCCACCGCTCAGGAAACCTTTGTCCAAATGGCACAGGCGGCTGGACTGCGGGGACGATTACTTTTAACGATCGGGATGTTGATCTTCGTCCGATTCGGGATCTTTATTCCGATTCCGGGCATCGATCGAGCCGCTTTTTCACAAGCAATTCAAGGCAATAGCGCGTTGAGTTTCGTTGACTTATTCGCGGGAGGCGGTTTGAGAACGCTGGGTCTATTCGCCCTTGGGATTCTACCGTTTATTAACGCTTCGATTATTATTCAACTGCTGACAGCGGCGATACCCAAGCTCGAAGATTTGCAGAAGAATGAAGGCGAAGCGGGAAGACGCAAGATTTCGCAGTATACGCGCTATGCAGCGGCAGGTTGGGCGATCGTTCAAAGTACTTTGTTAACGATCGGCTTACTGCGTCCGTTTGCTGAGTCTTGGAGTCCGTTCTTTGTGGTGCAAACGGTTCTGGCTCTGACTGCTGGATCAATGTTCGTGATGTGGGCAGGGGAACTGATCACAGAACGAGGTGTCGGTAACGGTGCATCGCTGTTGATTTTCCTCAATATTGTCGCGACTTTACCGAATACGTTAGGGCAAGCATTTGACTTGGCGCAAACCGGCGATCGAGCAGTTGTCAGTAGCGTTGTGATTCTCTTGCTTGTCTTCTTGGCAATGGTTGTCGGCATCGTGTTCGTACAAGAAGGAACGCGCCGAATTCCGATTATTTCCGCTCGTCGGCAAGTTGGAAAACGGATGATGCTCGAAAGAAGCAGCTATCTGCCGCTCCGCCTCAATCAAGGTGGCGTGATGCCGATTATTTTTGCTTCAACTGTGTTGACGATTCCGGTAATTATTGCTCAAACGTTCAATAATGCAGCAGTCGCAACGTTCATCAGTACGTATCTAGGTCCAACTTCGATTTGGCACAATCTCTTGTACTTTGTGCTGATTCTGTTCTTCAGTTTCTTCTACGCTTCGCTGATCATGCAGCCAGATGATATGTCGAAGAACTTGAAGAAAATGGGATCGAGCATTCCGGGCATTCGTCCTGGAAAGGCGACTACAGAGTATGTTGAGCGCGTTTTGAATCGTTTGACCTTCTTAGGTGCTATCTTCTTAGCTATCGTCGCGATCGTGCCTTCGATCATCGAAAATGCCACTCCGGTG
- a CDS encoding hypothetical protein (similar to AA sequence:cyanobase_aa:gsr3474) codes for MDQTRDVTINIRATQSQRDLIDCAAEVQGKSRSEFMLESAYQRAQDVLLDRCFFALDQQKFEQFEALLNQPPAPNDKLRNLLNTKAPWE; via the coding sequence ATGGATCAAACTCGTGATGTCACGATTAATATTCGCGCTACACAGAGTCAGAGAGATTTGATTGATTGTGCGGCTGAAGTTCAGGGCAAGAGTCGATCGGAATTTATGCTGGAGTCGGCATATCAGAGAGCGCAAGACGTTTTACTCGATCGCTGTTTTTTCGCATTAGATCAACAGAAATTTGAGCAATTTGAAGCGCTTCTGAATCAGCCACCTGCACCAAACGACAAGCTGCGTAATCTCCTAAACACAAAAGCGCCGTGGGAATAG
- a CDS encoding hypothetical protein (similar to AA sequence:cyanobase_aa:glr3475) — MGIEQLRPPERIRSSYQFEDFDSGNSQLNDWLTRRALKNEAEGASRTYVLCEGETVVAYYCLSNGSIAQSEATGRIRRNMPDPIPVMVIGRLAVDRQWQGKGIGRALLRDAILRTLQAAEIAGIRAILVHAISEEAKQFYQKCGFTVSPSNEMTLMIRVQDAIASLEPM, encoded by the coding sequence GTGGGAATAGAGCAGCTTCGTCCACCTGAGAGAATCCGTTCATCTTATCAGTTTGAGGACTTCGATTCTGGGAACAGTCAACTAAACGACTGGCTAACGCGCCGCGCCTTGAAGAATGAGGCAGAAGGAGCCTCTCGAACCTACGTGTTATGTGAGGGCGAAACGGTTGTTGCGTATTACTGTCTTTCCAATGGCAGCATTGCACAATCTGAGGCGACAGGTCGAATTCGTCGGAATATGCCTGATCCGATTCCGGTTATGGTGATTGGACGATTAGCCGTCGATCGACAATGGCAAGGAAAAGGAATCGGACGTGCTCTGCTTCGAGATGCAATTTTAAGAACGCTACAAGCCGCGGAAATTGCAGGCATTCGAGCAATTCTGGTTCATGCGATTTCAGAAGAAGCCAAACAGTTTTATCAGAAATGCGGGTTTACAGTTTCACCGAGCAATGAGATGACTTTGATGATTCGGGTGCAAGATGCGATCGCGTCGCTTGAGCCGATGTGA
- a CDS encoding hypothetical protein (hypothetical protein N9414_07264;~similar to AA sequence:cyanobase_aa:LBDG_18820) → MRRDPLFYKLFQQSPDLLFQLINQQPENAEDYRFDSVAVKEPKFEIDGVFLPPEGAEPGVVYFCEVQFQKDEELYERLISESALYFYRNRARFSDWQAVVIYPFRSTEQSETHPFRSILNSEQFHRIYLDELGDPETLPLSIAAVVLTIVEPEEAPEVARSLVSRVEQELFTPRERRDIIDIITSILVYKFATLSQAEIRVMLGIDLSEEPRAIREAKEEGREEGREEGREEQAIALITRQLTRRFRQELSEEIRSQFTTLPLSALEKLGEDLLDFESISDLENWLTEYE, encoded by the coding sequence ATGCGGCGTGACCCTCTGTTCTACAAACTGTTTCAGCAATCCCCAGACCTTTTGTTTCAACTGATCAATCAACAACCAGAGAACGCAGAAGACTATCGATTTGATTCGGTCGCGGTCAAAGAACCGAAATTCGAGATTGATGGCGTATTCCTGCCACCTGAAGGCGCTGAACCTGGAGTCGTCTATTTCTGCGAAGTGCAATTCCAAAAAGATGAAGAACTCTACGAGCGATTGATCAGCGAATCTGCGTTGTATTTCTATCGCAATCGTGCCCGATTTTCAGATTGGCAAGCGGTTGTCATTTATCCGTTTCGCAGTACTGAACAAAGCGAGACTCATCCGTTCCGATCGATATTGAACTCTGAGCAATTCCATCGCATTTATCTGGATGAATTGGGAGATCCAGAAACGTTGCCATTGTCGATCGCGGCAGTTGTGTTAACGATCGTAGAACCAGAAGAAGCGCCGGAAGTCGCTCGATCGTTAGTATCACGTGTAGAACAAGAGCTATTCACACCCAGAGAAAGGCGCGACATAATAGACATCATCACCTCAATCCTGGTGTACAAATTTGCAACCTTAAGTCAAGCGGAGATTAGAGTAATGTTAGGAATTGATTTATCTGAAGAACCTCGTGCGATTCGAGAAGCAAAAGAGGAAGGCAGAGAGGAAGGCAGAGAGGAAGGCAGAGAAGAACAAGCGATCGCGCTGATTACCCGGCAATTAACGCGGCGATTTCGACAAGAACTGTCAGAAGAAATACGATCGCAGTTCACGACTCTCCCACTTTCGGCATTGGAGAAACTCGGCGAGGATTTGCTTGATTTTGAAAGCATCAGCGATTTAGAAAATTGGCTTACTGAATATGAGTAA
- a CDS encoding hypothetical protein (similar to AA sequence:cyanobase_aa:Ava_1354), whose protein sequence is MIVVSNTSPIFYLSAIGHLDLLRQLYGEIVIPTTVFNEITDVGNTDASARVVPTLTWIKTRSAINQAFVDTLRAELDPGEAEAIALSVELNVDRLLMDERLGRAAAMRVGLQVTGVLGILVAAKRNNLIQEVKPLLDALIERVGFWIDARLYAEVLQTVGESE, encoded by the coding sequence ATGATCGTTGTTAGCAATACTTCGCCGATCTTTTATCTATCTGCCATCGGTCATCTCGATTTACTTCGCCAACTCTACGGTGAGATTGTGATTCCAACAACTGTTTTTAACGAAATCACGGATGTAGGGAATACGGATGCAAGTGCCAGAGTTGTACCGACCTTGACCTGGATCAAAACGCGATCTGCGATCAATCAAGCATTTGTCGATACGTTAAGAGCCGAACTCGATCCGGGTGAAGCCGAAGCGATCGCTTTATCTGTCGAGTTGAATGTCGATCGCCTGCTGATGGATGAGCGATTAGGCAGAGCCGCTGCAATGCGAGTCGGGTTACAAGTCACAGGAGTGTTAGGAATTCTCGTTGCTGCAAAACGAAATAACTTGATTCAAGAGGTAAAGCCATTACTTGATGCGCTCATTGAACGGGTTGGTTTTTGGATTGATGCACGACTTTATGCCGAAGTTTTGCAAACAGTCGGCGAATCAGAATGA
- a CDS encoding hypothetical protein (similar to AA sequence:cyanobase_aa:MAE04260), whose protein sequence is MSLVIPDEFLQTAQISETDLKLEIAILLFQQEKITLGTASQFAGMNQLEFQRILGSRKIPIHYDVEDFRQDLKTLEANDWR, encoded by the coding sequence ATGAGTTTAGTCATTCCTGATGAATTTCTACAAACGGCGCAGATTTCCGAAACTGATCTCAAATTAGAAATTGCGATTTTGCTATTTCAACAGGAGAAGATTACCCTAGGCACAGCCAGCCAGTTTGCAGGCATGAATCAGTTAGAGTTTCAGCGAATCTTGGGTAGTCGTAAAATACCGATTCATTATGATGTTGAAGATTTTCGCCAAGACTTGAAAACGCTAGAGGCAAACGATTGGCGATGA
- a CDS encoding 3-octaprenyl-4-hydroxybenzoate carboxy-lyase (similar to AA sequence:cyanobase_aa:LBDG_33960), which translates to MVKRPLIIGVSGASGLIYAVRALKYLLSADYSIELVASKATYMVWQSELNIRMPPEPVQQEQFWRSQAGVEFGGKLTCHPWGDVGANIASGSFRTLGMLVIPCSMSTVGKLAAGLSSDLLERAADVQLKEGRKLVIVPRETPFSLIHLRNLTTLAEAGARIVPAIPAWYHNPKSIEDLVDFVVARALDQFEIDCVGVDRWKETE; encoded by the coding sequence GTGGTTAAACGTCCTTTGATTATTGGGGTTTCCGGGGCTTCGGGGCTGATTTATGCAGTTCGCGCCTTGAAGTATCTTTTGTCAGCGGATTACTCGATCGAGCTTGTCGCCTCGAAAGCGACCTACATGGTTTGGCAATCCGAACTCAATATCCGAATGCCCCCGGAACCCGTTCAGCAAGAACAATTCTGGCGTTCTCAAGCTGGAGTCGAATTTGGTGGAAAACTCACCTGTCATCCTTGGGGCGATGTCGGTGCAAATATTGCGAGTGGTTCATTTCGTACTTTAGGAATGCTCGTGATTCCTTGCAGCATGAGTACGGTCGGGAAACTTGCGGCAGGATTAAGCTCTGATTTGCTCGAACGGGCGGCAGATGTGCAGCTTAAAGAAGGGCGGAAATTGGTAATTGTGCCGCGTGAAACGCCGTTTAGTTTGATTCATTTACGCAATCTAACGACGTTGGCGGAAGCGGGAGCGCGAATTGTTCCAGCGATTCCTGCTTGGTATCACAATCCGAAATCGATCGAAGATTTAGTCGATTTTGTTGTGGCGCGGGCGTTGGATCAGTTTGAGATTGATTGTGTGGGTGTCGATCGCTGGAAAGAAACTGAGTAA
- a CDS encoding RNAse R (similar to AA sequence:cyanobase_aa:LBDG_33970), producing MEFSIAELLANFTDDKLVAPKALEKKLECNDEPSLRRLQIALDALEKIGVLVKERGKYRRMTEDGVVEGKLRCSSKGFCFAIQDTEGSEDIYIRESQLNHAWNGDRVLVRVTKEGSRRRSPEGEVRLILERANPSVLARIKKSETGEFRAVPLDDRLLFELQVNENGLTLDEAIDHLAHVQIKRYPIGQYSPLGKVAKVLGADDDAADIDIVCCKHDLPREFSENVLAAAKELPSKVTKPEMKMRVDLRGLTTLTIKASSEDTADDAITLEKTKAGNWRLGIHIADVARYVESGSSLDREAQRRGTSAYLGELVIPMLPEQLTQNLCSLQPGKDRLAISVLITLDESGQVTEFEIQPTVIQVDYKLSYEQAEAILADQHTEELKEFEPIFELLAQLDRLSHAIKDQRRKRGAFELNLPEKIYARPDGSESPEEAGKFTFSKFHYDDEGVLGAVVVSSTLPIHSMIVELMLLANQTVASHLKALGIPSVYRVHPTPDLEEVQELVKLAVSMGIELKLEQEEEVRPQDYQNFTHAFAESNAERVLTYLLLSTMKPAFYSTEPKAHFGLALDEGYTHFTSPVRRYPDLLVHRALHAVFEEGRDRRSSRVKDSVDLRHSSCHGQINWNVLPTDLHQELESHFKAVVVHLTEREKIAQDAENDLEGLKKAELMKERTGEVFHGLITGVQSYGLFVELEELLVEGLVHVSSLKDDWYEFRSRQQTLVGRKNRKQYRLGDRIEVQVKSVDYYRQQIDLIAVGGGSEATDEDFEEERSDFQPEPPDEEFGEE from the coding sequence ATGGAATTCTCGATCGCTGAGTTACTTGCTAACTTCACAGACGATAAATTAGTCGCTCCCAAAGCTTTAGAGAAAAAGCTGGAGTGTAACGACGAACCGAGCCTGCGCCGCCTCCAGATTGCGTTGGATGCGCTCGAAAAGATCGGGGTCTTGGTGAAAGAACGCGGAAAATATCGCCGAATGACCGAAGATGGCGTAGTTGAAGGAAAGTTACGTTGTTCGAGCAAAGGGTTCTGTTTCGCGATTCAGGATACGGAAGGCTCTGAAGATATCTATATCCGTGAGAGTCAATTGAATCATGCCTGGAATGGCGATCGCGTTTTAGTTCGGGTGACGAAAGAAGGCAGTCGTCGTCGCAGTCCCGAAGGTGAAGTTCGACTGATTTTAGAACGGGCGAATCCGTCGGTTCTAGCTCGAATTAAAAAGAGCGAAACCGGGGAATTTCGAGCCGTTCCGTTGGACGATCGCTTGTTGTTTGAATTGCAAGTGAACGAAAACGGATTAACGCTCGATGAAGCGATCGATCATTTGGCGCATGTGCAGATCAAACGTTACCCGATCGGACAGTATTCTCCTCTAGGTAAAGTTGCGAAGGTTTTAGGCGCAGATGATGACGCGGCAGATATTGATATCGTTTGCTGCAAACATGATTTGCCCCGCGAGTTTTCGGAAAACGTTCTCGCAGCCGCAAAAGAGTTACCGAGTAAGGTGACGAAACCAGAAATGAAAATGCGCGTTGATCTGCGTGGATTAACGACATTGACAATTAAAGCCAGCAGCGAAGATACCGCAGATGATGCGATCACGCTGGAGAAAACGAAGGCAGGAAATTGGCGATTGGGGATTCATATCGCAGATGTGGCACGGTATGTCGAATCTGGATCATCCCTCGATCGAGAAGCTCAACGACGCGGAACTTCAGCTTATTTAGGTGAGTTGGTCATTCCGATGCTGCCGGAACAATTGACCCAAAATCTCTGTTCGCTGCAACCTGGAAAAGATCGACTTGCAATTTCGGTCTTGATTACGCTGGACGAATCTGGACAAGTGACGGAGTTTGAGATTCAGCCCACTGTGATTCAAGTCGATTACAAACTGAGTTATGAACAAGCAGAGGCGATTTTAGCCGATCAGCATACCGAAGAACTGAAAGAATTCGAGCCGATTTTTGAACTGTTGGCACAACTCGATCGATTAAGTCACGCGATCAAAGATCAACGCCGCAAACGAGGCGCGTTTGAGTTGAATTTGCCTGAGAAAATCTACGCTCGTCCAGACGGTTCTGAATCACCAGAAGAAGCTGGAAAATTCACCTTTAGCAAATTCCACTACGACGATGAAGGTGTTCTCGGTGCGGTGGTCGTTTCTTCCACGCTCCCGATTCACTCGATGATCGTTGAGTTAATGTTACTCGCGAATCAGACCGTGGCTTCTCACTTAAAAGCGTTAGGAATCCCAAGCGTATATCGAGTGCATCCCACGCCTGATCTCGAAGAAGTGCAAGAACTGGTCAAACTCGCGGTCAGTATGGGAATCGAACTGAAGCTCGAACAAGAGGAAGAAGTTCGCCCCCAGGACTATCAAAACTTCACTCATGCGTTTGCTGAATCGAACGCAGAACGAGTTCTCACTTACTTGCTACTTTCAACGATGAAGCCCGCTTTCTACAGCACCGAGCCGAAAGCGCATTTTGGTTTAGCGTTGGATGAAGGTTATACCCATTTCACGTCTCCGGTTCGCCGTTATCCAGACTTGCTGGTGCACCGAGCGCTTCATGCCGTGTTCGAGGAAGGACGCGATCGACGTTCTTCACGAGTGAAAGACAGCGTCGATCTGCGCCATAGTTCCTGTCACGGTCAAATTAACTGGAACGTTCTGCCAACCGATTTGCATCAAGAACTCGAAAGCCATTTCAAAGCCGTCGTGGTTCACTTAACCGAACGTGAGAAAATCGCTCAAGATGCTGAGAACGACCTGGAAGGCTTGAAGAAAGCTGAATTGATGAAAGAGCGCACAGGCGAAGTTTTCCACGGTTTAATCACCGGAGTTCAATCTTACGGATTATTCGTGGAACTCGAAGAACTCTTAGTCGAAGGTCTTGTTCACGTCAGTTCGCTCAAAGATGACTGGTACGAATTTCGATCGCGCCAGCAAACGCTCGTCGGTCGCAAGAATCGCAAACAATACCGATTAGGCGATCGTATCGAAGTCCAAGTCAAGAGTGTCGATTACTACCGCCAGCAAATCGATTTAATTGCCGTTGGTGGTGGCAGTGAAGCGACCGACGAAGACTTTGAAGAAGAGCGATCGGACTTCCAGCCTGAACCTCCCGATGAGGAATTTGGTGAGGAATAA
- a CDS encoding DSBA oxidoreductase (similar to AA sequence:cyanobase_aa:LBDG_33980), with protein MRRLKQFMGWILVSLVLFSCSAPVQADSNIDPKFEAQVLEVIKKNPQAIMDSVQAYQRAQQDDQRKAQQSFIQELQQNPKAVIAQSPTKGKGNTVLVEFSDFQCPYCQAAAGTVRQFVTKNSDRVTLVYKHLPLTSIHAQALPAAKAAWAAGQQGKFWEFHDGLFAQQKEIGEPLFASLAKSLKLDGARFDRDRNSKAAEAAVNQDIQLADKLGINGTPFFVMNGRVFSGDVELAALEQVLNQAQ; from the coding sequence ATGAGAAGACTCAAACAATTCATGGGCTGGATTCTGGTCAGCCTCGTTTTATTTAGCTGTTCTGCACCCGTACAGGCAGACTCGAATATTGATCCGAAGTTTGAAGCACAAGTTTTAGAAGTGATTAAGAAGAATCCACAAGCCATTATGGATTCTGTGCAGGCTTACCAACGCGCTCAACAAGACGATCAGCGCAAAGCACAACAATCCTTCATTCAGGAATTGCAGCAGAATCCCAAAGCGGTAATTGCACAGTCTCCAACGAAGGGCAAAGGAAATACAGTCTTAGTCGAATTCTCTGATTTTCAATGTCCGTATTGTCAGGCAGCAGCGGGAACCGTTCGCCAGTTTGTGACAAAAAACAGCGATCGAGTCACACTGGTTTATAAGCATTTACCGTTAACGAGCATTCACGCTCAAGCACTTCCGGCAGCGAAGGCAGCTTGGGCAGCCGGACAGCAAGGAAAATTCTGGGAATTTCATGATGGCTTGTTCGCGCAGCAGAAAGAAATTGGAGAGCCACTGTTTGCAAGTTTGGCGAAAAGCTTGAAATTGGATGGGGCGCGGTTCGATCGCGATCGCAATTCCAAAGCAGCAGAAGCCGCAGTCAATCAAGACATTCAACTGGCTGACAAACTCGGCATTAATGGCACTCCATTTTTTGTGATGAATGGTCGTGTATTCTCTGGAGATGTGGAACTCGCTGCATTAGAGCAAGTTCTCAATCAAGCGCAATAG
- a CDS encoding hypothetical protein (Bacterial pre-peptidase C-terminal domain family;~similar to AA sequence:cyanobase_aa:LBDG_33990): protein MKRWMSWLCAVPVVVSVSTSAMAQTPNRAYAPIPLTPGREVNDRLSDADIPTGQGNFARDYIVQLQAGDQIAIDLSSDSFDTIVMLMTTNGSTVAENDDGPDGTTNSLLFTRITRTGNYIVRVRAFGETAGGPFKLRLTRLRPVQ, encoded by the coding sequence ATGAAACGATGGATGTCTTGGCTGTGTGCGGTTCCTGTTGTGGTTTCGGTTTCAACGAGTGCAATGGCACAAACGCCTAATCGAGCGTATGCTCCGATTCCGTTGACACCAGGAAGAGAAGTGAACGATCGCTTATCCGATGCGGATATTCCCACGGGGCAAGGCAACTTTGCGCGGGATTATATTGTGCAATTGCAGGCAGGGGATCAAATTGCGATCGACTTATCTTCGGATAGTTTCGATACGATCGTGATGTTGATGACGACGAATGGATCGACTGTGGCAGAGAACGATGATGGACCGGATGGGACGACAAATTCGTTACTGTTTACTCGGATTACTCGAACTGGAAACTATATTGTTCGAGTGAGAGCGTTTGGAGAAACCGCAGGCGGACCGTTCAAACTGAGACTGACGCGATTGAGACCTGTGCAGTAG
- a CDS encoding nitrogen regulatory protein P-II (similar to AA sequence:cyanobase_aa:LBDG_34000): protein MKKVEAIVRPFKLDEVKIALVNAGIVGMTVSEVRGFGRQKGQTERYRGSEYTVEFLQKLKIEIVVEDDQVDMVVDKIIVAARTGEIGDGKIFITPVDQVVRIRTGEKNFEAV, encoded by the coding sequence TTGAAAAAGGTTGAAGCGATTGTTCGCCCATTTAAACTCGATGAAGTCAAAATTGCATTAGTCAACGCCGGAATCGTCGGGATGACGGTTTCTGAAGTCCGAGGTTTTGGACGGCAGAAGGGTCAAACTGAGCGTTACCGGGGATCTGAATACACGGTTGAGTTTTTACAGAAGCTCAAAATTGAAATCGTGGTCGAAGATGATCAAGTGGATATGGTGGTTGATAAAATCATCGTTGCTGCTCGAACTGGGGAAATTGGAGACGGTAAGATCTTCATCACTCCAGTGGATCAGGTGGTTCGGATTCGGACTGGTGAGAAGAACTTTGAAGCGGTTTAG
- a CDS encoding hypothetical protein (hypothetical protein MC7420_8120;~similar to AA sequence:cyanobase_aa:LBDG_34010), with protein MTQKTPPRSVNLPSTSSVGYSPAVPISVYREVVAELQATKTAMESMKTENQKLAQQNQQLRQEIEKTVQAALQLRKFSNAIQPASAPSNSPAPRVDLTLEEPTFQIPVMPPRMPAEPMAEPIPPHLELKPLEPIEEKLIIEQDSKPRRKIKPEKDSYIELNGWMLAVVIGLIVVSAFGAGFLLVRPLLAPSSK; from the coding sequence ATGACGCAAAAAACGCCACCTCGATCGGTTAACTTGCCCTCAACATCGTCGGTTGGATATTCCCCTGCTGTTCCAATCTCGGTGTATCGCGAAGTCGTTGCTGAACTTCAGGCAACCAAAACCGCAATGGAGTCAATGAAAACTGAAAATCAGAAGTTGGCTCAACAAAATCAACAATTGCGTCAAGAGATTGAAAAGACAGTACAGGCAGCCCTTCAGCTTCGCAAGTTCTCAAATGCGATTCAGCCTGCGTCGGCTCCATCTAATTCGCCTGCTCCTCGTGTTGATCTCACCCTTGAAGAGCCGACCTTTCAAATTCCTGTGATGCCGCCTCGGATGCCAGCGGAACCGATGGCTGAACCCATTCCGCCCCATTTGGAACTGAAGCCGCTTGAACCGATCGAAGAAAAGCTAATCATCGAGCAAGACAGCAAACCTCGTCGCAAGATCAAGCCAGAGAAAGATTCTTACATCGAACTCAATGGCTGGATGCTAGCAGTCGTCATTGGCTTAATCGTTGTCAGTGCTTTTGGTGCAGGCTTCTTGTTGGTGCGTCCCTTGTTAGCTCCTTCGTCTAAATAA
- a CDS encoding 7-cyano-7-deazaguanine reductase (similar to AA sequence:cyanobase_aa:LBDG_34020), with product MTQAQEHPEVKYGERLIEEGKLITFPNPRPGRRYTISITLPEFTCKCPFSGYPDFGTIYVNYVPDQRVVELKAIKLYINSYRDRYISHEEAANQILDDLVEACNPLEVTIRADYTPRGNVHTVVEVTHQKQA from the coding sequence ATGACACAAGCGCAAGAACACCCGGAAGTGAAGTACGGGGAACGCCTGATCGAAGAAGGCAAGTTAATCACTTTTCCCAATCCAAGACCGGGACGACGCTATACGATTTCGATTACACTGCCTGAGTTTACGTGCAAATGTCCGTTCTCTGGCTATCCCGATTTCGGTACGATTTACGTGAATTACGTACCGGATCAGCGGGTGGTGGAATTGAAAGCGATCAAGCTGTACATCAATAGCTACCGCGATCGCTATATTTCTCACGAAGAAGCCGCGAACCAAATTCTCGATGATCTTGTCGAAGCTTGCAATCCGCTAGAAGTCACTATCAGAGCGGATTATACGCCGCGTGGTAATGTTCACACCGTTGTCGAAGTGACTCATCAGAAACAAGCATAG